In Terriglobales bacterium, a genomic segment contains:
- a CDS encoding ABC transporter permease, which translates to MNRTLKLSSELLIMLAWREIAIRYKQSVMGFFWAILMPCLIVAAGLLVRGGMAHLSGTQLQKDSVAAIMVKSLPWAFIISSLRLSTNSLTANSNLVTRANCPRIVFPLSSVLSALFDFGIAAIALIIVLAVLSTPVTVHLLWVGPLMLLLVLLVSGMGIALATANLFFRDVKYIVEVLLTFSIFFTPVLYEADMLGKWRTWVLLNPFAPPLEGLYSAVVRGRMPDLVWIAYSAVVSLVVAGCAWLLFRRLEPSFADCI; encoded by the coding sequence ATGAATAGGACGCTCAAGCTCAGCAGCGAGTTGCTGATCATGCTGGCCTGGCGTGAGATCGCGATCAGGTACAAGCAGTCGGTAATGGGATTTTTCTGGGCGATCCTGATGCCCTGCCTGATCGTCGCGGCCGGTCTGCTAGTCCGTGGGGGCATGGCGCATCTGTCCGGCACCCAACTCCAAAAGGACAGTGTTGCAGCCATCATGGTGAAGTCTTTGCCATGGGCCTTCATCATCAGCTCGCTGCGCCTCTCCACCAACAGCCTGACGGCAAACAGCAATCTCGTTACGCGCGCTAACTGCCCGCGCATCGTGTTTCCTCTATCCTCGGTTCTGTCCGCCCTGTTCGACTTCGGGATCGCTGCCATAGCTCTGATCATCGTACTGGCGGTGCTAAGCACGCCGGTTACCGTTCACCTCCTTTGGGTCGGCCCGCTGATGCTGTTGCTAGTGCTATTGGTTAGCGGCATGGGCATCGCCCTGGCAACGGCCAACCTCTTCTTCCGCGATGTGAAGTATATCGTCGAGGTTCTGCTGACGTTCTCCATCTTCTTTACTCCGGTCCTGTATGAGGCCGACATGTTGGGTAAGTGGCGCACGTGGGTCCTGCTGAATCCATTCGCGCCGCCGCTGGAAGGTTTGTATTCAGCGGTGGTGCGCGGGCGCATGCCCGATCTGGTCTGGATCGCCTACAGCGCTGTCGTTTCGCTGGTCGTGGCGGGCTGCGCCTGGCTGCTGTTCCGGCGTCTCGAACCTTCGTTTGCTGATTGCATCTGA
- a CDS encoding glutamate-1-semialdehyde 2,1-aminomutase: MNFENSSILRRKSHALIPGGCHTYAKGDDQYPQLSPGFIVRGKGCHVWDVDGNKFIEYGMGLRAVTLGHAFEPVIEAVREQLGNGVNFTRPASIEVECAEQFLELINTAEMVKFCKDGSDAVDGALRLARAYTGRDMVAICSDHPFFSTSDWFIGTTEMNAGIPEATRRLIVKFRYNDITGLEALFAQHSGKIACVMMEAARIEEPLPGYLEGVKRTAHANGALLVFDEMITGFRWHLNGAQGEYGVTPDLSTFGKALANGFSVSALAGRREIMQLGGNDHDRERVFLLSTTHGAETHQLGAAIATMRFYRDYPVVETLYTRGARLRQGFKHAVEENNLVGYVDLVSRDCNLLFGTRDADKRPSQMFRTLFMQEMIERGVIAPSFVVSYSHSEQDIDHTVEAAADALRIYRRALADGPERYIKGRPVKPVFRRFA; this comes from the coding sequence ATGAACTTTGAAAATTCATCAATACTTAGAAGAAAATCCCATGCTTTGATTCCAGGGGGGTGCCACACCTACGCCAAGGGGGACGATCAGTATCCCCAGCTCTCTCCCGGGTTCATCGTCCGGGGGAAGGGCTGCCATGTATGGGATGTGGATGGCAATAAGTTCATCGAATATGGTATGGGGTTGCGAGCCGTCACGCTCGGCCACGCTTTTGAGCCCGTAATTGAAGCGGTGCGTGAGCAGCTTGGCAACGGCGTCAATTTCACGCGGCCCGCTTCGATTGAAGTAGAATGTGCCGAGCAGTTTCTCGAGCTGATAAATACGGCCGAGATGGTCAAGTTTTGCAAGGACGGCTCGGACGCTGTCGATGGGGCTCTGCGCCTGGCGCGAGCTTACACCGGCCGCGACATGGTGGCGATCTGTTCCGACCACCCGTTCTTCTCCACCAGCGACTGGTTTATCGGCACTACGGAAATGAATGCGGGTATTCCGGAAGCGACCCGTCGGTTGATCGTGAAATTCAGGTATAACGATATCACCGGTCTTGAAGCTTTGTTCGCGCAGCATTCAGGAAAGATCGCCTGCGTGATGATGGAGGCAGCGCGCATAGAAGAGCCTCTTCCCGGGTATCTGGAGGGGGTCAAGCGCACTGCGCACGCTAATGGTGCGCTGCTGGTATTTGACGAGATGATCACGGGGTTCCGCTGGCACCTGAACGGCGCCCAAGGCGAGTACGGCGTTACCCCGGACCTGAGCACTTTCGGCAAAGCGCTGGCGAATGGCTTCTCGGTCTCGGCTCTGGCGGGGCGCAGGGAAATCATGCAACTCGGAGGCAATGACCATGACCGTGAGCGCGTATTCCTGCTTTCCACCACCCACGGAGCAGAAACTCATCAGCTTGGCGCAGCGATCGCGACCATGCGCTTCTATCGCGATTATCCCGTTGTGGAAACTCTCTATACGCGCGGCGCGCGCTTGCGCCAGGGCTTCAAACACGCTGTCGAAGAAAACAACCTTGTCGGATATGTCGACCTCGTCAGCCGCGATTGCAACCTGTTGTTCGGCACGCGGGATGCCGATAAACGGCCGAGCCAGATGTTCCGCACCCTCTTCATGCAGGAAATGATTGAACGCGGGGTCATCGCACCGTCATTCGTCGTCAGCTATTCGCATAGCGAGCAGGACATCGATCATACGGTTGAAGCGGCCGCAGATGCCTTGCGCATTTACCGGCGGGCGCTTGCGGATGGCCCGGAGAGGTACATCAAAGGGCGACCGGTGAAACCCGTCTTTCGGCGCTTCGCCTGA